The following nucleotide sequence is from Mycobacterium sp. 3519A.
ACGCGCCGCTGCAACTGCGACCCGGTGAAACTGTGCTGGCGGTCGAACGGGTGCGTACCGCCGACGACCAACCGGTGATCTACTCGCTTGATCGCATCCCGGCCCGGCTGTTGCGCCCCGGCCTCGATCTGACCGAGCTGGACCCGTCGCTGTTCGCGTTGCTCAGCTCCTGCGGCCACGCCGCCGACCACGCAACCGCGACGCTGCGGGCGGTCGCCAGCACCAGCCACACCGCGAAGGTGCTCGGGATCCGGCGGGGCAGGCCGCTGCTGTACATCGAGGAGATCGACTACGGCCGCGACGGCACGCCGGTGATGCTGTCGCGGGAGTGGCACGTGTCCGAAGCCTTCGACGTGCGGATCAACCGCAGGGCGACCAGTGTCCGCGCATCCACGGCATAGGCAGAAATCTATTGGTCGGGTAACCTACCTTTAGCGTGAGAATTCGGTAAATCTCCAAGGTCAGGCAGGCGGGAGGCGGTTTCCAATGGTTGACTTCTCGTCATGACTGGCATGCTGTCGCAATCAGAGCTCGAGTCGCTGGTCGCAGCGGGCGACATCGACACCGTCATCGTGGCGTTCTGCGATATGCAGGGCAGGCTGACCGGTAAGCGGGTGTCGGCCCGGCTGTTCGTCGAGGACGTCGCCGCCCATGGGTGCGAGTGTTGTAACTATCTGCTGGCGGTCGACGTCGACATGAACACCGTCGACGGATATGCGATCTCGAGCTGGGAGACCGGCTACGGCGACATGGTGATGACGCCGGACTTCGCCACGCTGCGGCTGATTCCGTGGCTGCCCGGCACCGCGCTGGTGATGGCGGACCTGTCGTGGACCGACGGCACGCCGGTGACGCAGGCGCCGCGCAGCATCCTGAACCGTCAGATCGACCGGCTCGCGGAGAAGGGCCTGGTGCCCTACGTCGGCACCGAACTGGAGTTCATGGTGTTCGACGACGGCTTCCGCGAAGCATGGGCGAAGGGATACCGCGGGCTGACCCCTGCCACCGACTACAACGTCGACTACGCGATGTTGGCGTCGACGCGAATGGAGCCGCTGCTGCGCGACATCCGGCTCGGCATGGAGGGCGCCGGAATGTACTGCGAGGGCGTCAAAGGCGAATGCAACTACGGCCAGCAGGAGATCGCGTTCCGCTACGACCATGCCCGGCTGACGTGTGACAACCACACCATCTACAAGAACGGTGCCAAGGAGATCGCCGACAAGCACGGCAAGAGCCTGACGTTCATGGCGAAATTCGATGAGCGCGAGGGCAACAGCTGCCACATCCACATCTCGCTGCGCGGCATTGACAACGAGGGCCGGCCTGGTGTTCCTGTGTTCGCCGACGACCAGGATGAACTCGGGATGTCGCCGATGTTCCGCAGCTTCATCGCGGGACAGTTGGCCACCATGCGGGAGCTGACGCTGTTCTACGCGCCGAACATCAACTCCTACAAGCGGTTCGTCGAGGGCAGCTTCGCGCCGACGGCGATCGCGTGGGGTCTTGACAACCGCACGTGTGCGCTGCGCGTCGTCGGCCACGGACACGGGATGCGGATGGAGAACAGGGCGCCTGGCGGCGATGTGAACCAGTACCTCGCCGTGTCGGCGCTGATCGCGGGTGGACTGTACGGTATCGAACGCGAGTTGGAGCTGCCGGAAGCGTTGGAGGGCAACGCCTATACATCCGGTGCGGAGCGGCTGCCGACCACGTTGGCCGAAGCGGCGGCGCTGTTCGCCAAGTCCGAGGTGGCGCGGGAGGCGTTCGGCGACGACGTGGTCGAGCACTACTTGAACAACGCGCGGGTGGAACTCAACGCGTACAACAGCGCGGTGACGGATTGGGAAAGGGTGCGCGGCTTTGAACGCCTTTGACGCGAGAAGCGAAGGCGGATCGCGCAGATACAGACCTGTCATCGGTCTCACCACCTATCTGCAGCAGGCACAGACCGGCGTGTGGGATGTGCGGGCCAGCTTCCTGCCCGCGATCTACTTCGAAGGGGTCAACCTGGCCGGGGGAGTCGCCACGCTGCTACCGCCACAGCCGGTCGATGCCGACATCGCCTCGCGGATCCTCGACGGGCTGGACGGGCTGATCATCACCGGCGGCCGGGACGTCACCCCGGAAAGCTATGGCCAGCAACCGCATCCGGCCACCGACGAGGCGGTGGCGGACAACCGGCAGCGCGACGCGCTGGAGTTCGCGTTGGCCGAGGGGGCCATCCGGCGCGGCATGCCGCTGCTGGGCATCTGCCGCGGCGCGCAGGTGATCAACGTCGCGCTCGGCGGCACGCTGCATCAGCACCTGCCCGACGTCATCGGCCACACGCATCACCAGCAGGGCAACGCGGTGTTCTCGACGTCGGCGGTGCGCACCGTGCCGGGCACCCGGTTGGCGTCGCTGATCGGCGAGTCGTCGGATGCGCAGTGCTATCACCATCAGGCGATCGACCGGCTCGGCGAGGGACTGGTCATCAGCGCACAGGACAGCGACGGCGTGATCGAGGCCGTCGAGATCCCCGGTGACAACTTCGTTTTGGCGGTGCAGTGGCATCCCGAGGAACGGCTTGATGATCTACGGCTGTTCGCCGCGGTGGTGGAGGCGGCGGCGGCATATGCAAAGGAGAAAGTGGACGCGTGACTTCATCTGACGTGATCAACCCGGCGACCGAGGAGGTGCTGCGCACGGTCGAGCAGACTTCTGAGGCGGAAGTCGACGACGCGGTCGCGCGCGCCAAGGCGGCACAGCGAAAGTGGGCGGCGCTCGCCCCCGCCGAGCGGGCGGCGGCGCTGCGGGCGTTCGCCGCGACGGTGGACGCGCATGTGGGTGAGCTCGCGGAGTTGGAGGTCGCCAACTCCGGGCATCCGATCAGCAACGCGGAATGGGAGGCGGGCCACGTCCGCGATGTGCTGCAGTACTACTCAGCGGCACCGGAACGGTTGTCCGGCAAGCAAATTCCGGTCGCGGGCGGGCTGGACGTCACGTTCAACGAACCGCTCGGTGTCGTCGGCGTCATCACGCCGTGGAACTTCCCGATGACGATCGCATCATGGGGTTTCGCGCCGGCGCTGGCGGCGGGCAACGCGGTGCTGGTCAAACCGGCCGAGTGGACGCCGTTGACCACTATCCGGCTCGGTGAACTCGCGGTGGACGCCGGCCTGCCCGCCGACCTGTTCCAGGTGCTGCCCGGTAAGGGCTCGGTGGTGGGGGAGCGTTTCGTCAGCCATCCCGACGTCCGCAAGATCGTGTTCACCGGGTCCACCGAGGTCGGCACCCGCGTGATGGCGGGCGCGGCCGCGCAAGTCAAGCGCGTCACCCTGGAGTTGGGCGGCAAGAGCGCGAACATCGTGTTCGACGACTGCGACCTGGAGAAGGCCGCGGCGACCGCGCCGTACGGTGTGTTCGACAACGCCGGGCAGGACTGCTGCGCGCGCAGCCGGATCCTGGTGCAGCGCAATGTCTACGACCGGTTCATGGAACTTCTCGAACCGGCCGTCAAGGGCGTGGTGGTCGGTGACCCGAGGAACAAGGACACCGAGATGGGGCCACTGGTGTCGAAGCCGCACTGGGAGACGGTCGCGTCCTACGTGCCCGACGATGCACCAGTGGCGTTCCGCGGTGAGGCCCCGTCAGGCGCGGGCTACTGGTTCCCGCCGACGGTGCTGACCCCGTCGCGCACCGACCGCACCGTCACCGAGGAGATCTTCGGCCCGGTGGTGACGGTGCTGCCGTTCGACGACGAGGCCGACGCGATCGCGCTGGCCAACGACACCCCGTACGGGCTGTCGGGGTCGATCTGGACCGACAATCTGTCGCGGGCGTTGCGCGTCTCGCGTGCGGTGGAATCCGGCAACCTGTCGGTGAATTCGCATTCGTCGGTGCGCTACAACACGCCGTTCGGCGGTTTCAAACAGTCGGGACTGGGCCGCGAACTCGGCCCCGACGCGCCGCTGTCCTTCACCGAAACTAAGAACGTCTTCTACGCGATCGGAGATGCCTGATGGACCTGACCCAACGACTGGCCGGCAAGGTCGCGGTCATCACCGGCGGCGCCAGCGGTATCGGATTGGCCACCGGGCGGCGCATGCACGCCGAGGGCGCGACGATCGTAGTCGGGGACATCGATCCGACGGCGGGTAAGGCCGCGGCGGACGAACTCGACGGATTGTTTGTCCCCGTTGACGTTTCCGACGAAGCGGCGGTCGACAACCTGTTCGACACGGCCGCCGACACCTACGGCTCCGTCGACATCGCGTTCAACAACGCGGGCATCTCCCCGCCCGAGGACGACGTCATCGAGACGACCGAATTGCCTGCCTGGCAGAAGGTGCAGGACATCAACCTCAAGTCGGTGTACCTGTCCTGCCGGGCGGCGCTGCGGCACATGGTGCCCGCCAAGAAGGGTTCGATCATCAACACCGCGTCGTTCGTGGCGGTGATGGGCTCGGCGACATCGCAAATCTCCTATACGGCGTCCAAGGGCGGCGTGCTGGCGATGTCACGTGAGCTCGGAGTCCAGTACGCGCGCAGCGGTATTCGCGTCAACGCGCTGTGCCCGGGGCCGGTCAACACCCCGCTGCTGCAGGAGTTGTTCGCCAAGGATCCCGAGCGCGCCGCACGACGTCTGGTGCACGTGCCGATGGGCCGGTTCGCTGAACCCGAGGAACTCGCCGCGGCGGTGGCGTTTTTGGCAAGCGACGACTCGTCGTTCATCACCGGTGCCACCTTCCTGGTCGACGGCGGCATCAGTGGCCACTACGTGACGCCGATGTGATGTCGGTCGACCCGGACGTTCCGCTGGCGAGTGAGGCATTGCTGCGTCCGGTGCGGCCCGGGAATCCGTTCGAGGACACCGTGGAACGGCTGCTGCAGACCATCAGGCTCGGTGTGCTGCAGCCCGGCGAATCGCTGCCGCCCGAACGGGAACTGGCGGCCAAGCTCGGCGTCAGTCGCGACACGGTGCGCGAAGCCATCAAATCGCTGGCCGACGCCGGGTACCTGGTGTCGCGGCGCGGCCGATATGGCGGCACGTTTTTGGCCGACGAACTGCCACGGCACACCGACGCCCCGCGCGTCTCCCGCGAGGAGATCGACGACGCGCTGCGCCTGCGCGAGATCCTCGAGGTGGGCGCCGCGCGGATGGCGGCCAGTCGCACGCTGACCGCCGCGGAACGGGAGGTGCTGTGGTCGCGGCTGTCCGATGTGCGCGGCGCGCCGCCGGACGACTATCGGCGGCTGGACTCTCGGCTGCATCTGGCCATCGCTGAGGCGGCCGGTTCGCCGTCGCTGGTTCCGCTGGTGGCCGAGAACCGGATGCGGCTCAACGCGTTGCTCGACCAGATTCCGTTGTTGCCGCGCAACATCGCGCACTCCGACGAACAGCATGAGGCCATCGTGGTCGCAATCCTCGCCGCCGATGCCGACGGTGCGGCTGCGGCGATGCGGGCACACGTCGCGGGTTCGGCCGCGCTGCTGCACGGCTTCCTGGACTGACTGGGCGCGAGCCCGGTCTGCTCGCGAGGGACGGGGGTCAGGCCTCGCTTGCTGTTCGCCGCACGACGCGGTCGAAGACCAGATCCCATGCGGAGTCCTTGGCCGATGCGATGGCGCCGACAAGCACGGCGTCCTCGCCGAGATGCCCGCCGACGATATCGGGCACGACCGGAATGGTGGTTGCCAATTCGCGGCGGATCGGCTCGGCCAGCAGGTCTGCATTGAGTCCGATGCCGCCTGCCAACACGATCACGCCAGGGTCCAGCACGGCGGTGACGATCGAAACCACCTGTGCGAGTTTGGCAGCCTCGTCAGCGACGACGCGCAGAGCCAGCTCATCGCCTCGTCTTGCAAGGTCGAAGACCGCCTTCGCCGACCGCACGTCGCGCAGTCCGGCGTCGTTGGCGGCCGAAACCACCGCCTCGGCGGCCGCCGCGGTCTCCACAGGCCCCGGGCGGTGTTGGGCTACTCCGGCGGGCACCCGGTCGAACGGCAGATCGGCGATCTCGCCCGCCGCGCCGTGCGCACCGCGGAAGAGGTTGCCGTTGAGCAGCACACCCATCCCGATGCCGGTGCCGACGGTCAGACACGCGACCACGTCGACGCCCTGTGCCGCACCGCGGGCGTGCTCGCCGACCACGGTGAGATTCGCGTCGTTCTCGACAATCACTTCCGAACCACCGGCGCTCAGTGCTTCGACCAACTCACCGAGCAACCCCCTGCGCTCCCAGCCTGGCAGGTTCGGCGCGCGGTGTACCGAACCTGTCGCAGGATCCGGAATCCCTGGTGTACCAACCACACTCACCACGATGTCGCCCGGTTTCAGCCCGGCTTCGGTGATGGCGTGTTCGACCGATGTGCACGCGGTGCGCAGCAGCGCGGTGCCTGAGCGACTCCTGTTCGGCTGGTCGACGCGGCTCACGACGGACCCGTCGAGGTCTGCGACCGCAACGCGGATCATCCGGCGTCCGATGTCGACACCGACGATGTGCCCCGCGTCAGGGGCGGTTCGATAGATGACCGCGGCGCGGCCAGGCCCTGATGCGCTCCGACCGATCGCGCGCACCAGGCCGTGCTGCTCCAAGTCCAGCAACGCTTGGCCCACTGTGGGTTTCGACAGTCCGGTGTCGTTGGCGATCTGAGGTCGGGTGGCCTCGCCGTACATACGGAGCCGCTCCAGCACCAGTCGCTGGTTCAGCGCGCGCATGCTCGCCGGTGTCCCCGCCTGCGGCGCTACGTGACCCACCACCGTGTCCGTCTCCGTTCCAGTCGCAGGGAATTTACACACCGACGCTTCCAGACGCGGCGATTCTATGTTAAGAAACTTTCCTAACAAACCAAGGAGGCGTCGTGAGTTCCCCATCCCTCAGCTCAGCGGCGGTGTCCGGGCAGCCCGCGCTCGAACGCAAGATCGGCCCGGTGCAGGCCACAGCCATCAACATGACGCAGATGTGTGGCATCGGCCCGTTCGTCACCATTCCCGCAATGGTCGCGACGTTCGGTGGACCCGAGGCGATGTTCGGATGGATCATCGGCGCGATCCTGGCGCTCGCCGACGGCCTGATCTGGGCCGAACTCGGCGCGGCCATGCCCGGTGCCGGCGGTACCTACATCTACCTGCGCGAGGCGTTTCAGTACCGCACTGGTCGGCTGATGCCTTTCCTCTTCGTCTGGAGCGCAGTGCTTTTCATCCCGCTGATCATGTCGACAGGCGTGATCGGGTTGGTGCAGTACCTGGGCTACCTCATCCCTGGCGTGACCGACGCCGACGGCA
It contains:
- a CDS encoding glutamine synthetase family protein, with translation MTGMLSQSELESLVAAGDIDTVIVAFCDMQGRLTGKRVSARLFVEDVAAHGCECCNYLLAVDVDMNTVDGYAISSWETGYGDMVMTPDFATLRLIPWLPGTALVMADLSWTDGTPVTQAPRSILNRQIDRLAEKGLVPYVGTELEFMVFDDGFREAWAKGYRGLTPATDYNVDYAMLASTRMEPLLRDIRLGMEGAGMYCEGVKGECNYGQQEIAFRYDHARLTCDNHTIYKNGAKEIADKHGKSLTFMAKFDEREGNSCHIHISLRGIDNEGRPGVPVFADDQDELGMSPMFRSFIAGQLATMRELTLFYAPNINSYKRFVEGSFAPTAIAWGLDNRTCALRVVGHGHGMRMENRAPGGDVNQYLAVSALIAGGLYGIERELELPEALEGNAYTSGAERLPTTLAEAAALFAKSEVAREAFGDDVVEHYLNNARVELNAYNSAVTDWERVRGFERL
- a CDS encoding FadR/GntR family transcriptional regulator; translation: MSVDPDVPLASEALLRPVRPGNPFEDTVERLLQTIRLGVLQPGESLPPERELAAKLGVSRDTVREAIKSLADAGYLVSRRGRYGGTFLADELPRHTDAPRVSREEIDDALRLREILEVGAARMAASRTLTAAEREVLWSRLSDVRGAPPDDYRRLDSRLHLAIAEAAGSPSLVPLVAENRMRLNALLDQIPLLPRNIAHSDEQHEAIVVAILAADADGAAAAMRAHVAGSAALLHGFLD
- a CDS encoding GntR family transcriptional regulator, whose amino-acid sequence is MSGRTLLADRLRDELLAEISGAQLQPGAKLPTEGELAKRFKVSRATVREAVRGLVEAGYVTRRRGSGSYVTERRRMPHGLDSTLSYLAMIETAGAHAGMRVLAAAFEQSCGDDAPLQLRPGETVLAVERVRTADDQPVIYSLDRIPARLLRPGLDLTELDPSLFALLSSCGHAADHATATLRAVASTSHTAKVLGIRRGRPLLYIEEIDYGRDGTPVMLSREWHVSEAFDVRINRRATSVRASTA
- a CDS encoding 3-oxoacyl-ACP reductase, which produces MMDLTQRLAGKVAVITGGASGIGLATGRRMHAEGATIVVGDIDPTAGKAAADELDGLFVPVDVSDEAAVDNLFDTAADTYGSVDIAFNNAGISPPEDDVIETTELPAWQKVQDINLKSVYLSCRAALRHMVPAKKGSIINTASFVAVMGSATSQISYTASKGGVLAMSRELGVQYARSGIRVNALCPGPVNTPLLQELFAKDPERAARRLVHVPMGRFAEPEELAAAVAFLASDDSSFITGATFLVDGGISGHYVTPM
- a CDS encoding gamma-glutamyl-gamma-aminobutyrate hydrolase family protein, producing MNAFDARSEGGSRRYRPVIGLTTYLQQAQTGVWDVRASFLPAIYFEGVNLAGGVATLLPPQPVDADIASRILDGLDGLIITGGRDVTPESYGQQPHPATDEAVADNRQRDALEFALAEGAIRRGMPLLGICRGAQVINVALGGTLHQHLPDVIGHTHHQQGNAVFSTSAVRTVPGTRLASLIGESSDAQCYHHQAIDRLGEGLVISAQDSDGVIEAVEIPGDNFVLAVQWHPEERLDDLRLFAAVVEAAAAYAKEKVDA
- a CDS encoding ROK family transcriptional regulator — its product is MGHVAPQAGTPASMRALNQRLVLERLRMYGEATRPQIANDTGLSKPTVGQALLDLEQHGLVRAIGRSASGPGRAAVIYRTAPDAGHIVGVDIGRRMIRVAVADLDGSVVSRVDQPNRSRSGTALLRTACTSVEHAITEAGLKPGDIVVSVVGTPGIPDPATGSVHRAPNLPGWERRGLLGELVEALSAGGSEVIVENDANLTVVGEHARGAAQGVDVVACLTVGTGIGMGVLLNGNLFRGAHGAAGEIADLPFDRVPAGVAQHRPGPVETAAAAEAVVSAANDAGLRDVRSAKAVFDLARRGDELALRVVADEAAKLAQVVSIVTAVLDPGVIVLAGGIGLNADLLAEPIRRELATTIPVVPDIVGGHLGEDAVLVGAIASAKDSAWDLVFDRVVRRTASEA
- a CDS encoding aldehyde dehydrogenase; amino-acid sequence: MTSSDVINPATEEVLRTVEQTSEAEVDDAVARAKAAQRKWAALAPAERAAALRAFAATVDAHVGELAELEVANSGHPISNAEWEAGHVRDVLQYYSAAPERLSGKQIPVAGGLDVTFNEPLGVVGVITPWNFPMTIASWGFAPALAAGNAVLVKPAEWTPLTTIRLGELAVDAGLPADLFQVLPGKGSVVGERFVSHPDVRKIVFTGSTEVGTRVMAGAAAQVKRVTLELGGKSANIVFDDCDLEKAAATAPYGVFDNAGQDCCARSRILVQRNVYDRFMELLEPAVKGVVVGDPRNKDTEMGPLVSKPHWETVASYVPDDAPVAFRGEAPSGAGYWFPPTVLTPSRTDRTVTEEIFGPVVTVLPFDDEADAIALANDTPYGLSGSIWTDNLSRALRVSRAVESGNLSVNSHSSVRYNTPFGGFKQSGLGRELGPDAPLSFTETKNVFYAIGDA